CGAAGCTGAACCAGTGATGCACGTCGTGCGGCTGGTCGAGTTGGTCGCCGCGCTCCTGCAGCGCGAAGACCGTGCGGCGGTTTTGGATCAGCTCCAGCTCTTCGGGCGTCGGGAAGAGGGACTCGAAGTAGAACGTCCACTCCGGATCGTCGCGCAGCCCCTGTTCGGCGCGGACGACCGGGCCGTCGGCCAGCGCCTCCTTGGCGACCTCGAGGAACGGCGCGTCCTCGGCGACGTAGAAGTAGAGCTCGCGCCGGCCGCGCGTCGTGGCCCGCCCGACGTAGACGGCGTCGATCTGCTCTTCGAGGCGCGCGCACAGATGAACTTCGATCGACGAGAGCCGCTCCGACTCCGGCTGCGACGGCATGCCGTCCTCGCGCGGATGTTCCATGTAGATCCAGATCCAGCCGAGCGACGGGCGCTCCGGATCGGGCGCGGTCTGCGAAAGGCCGAGATCGACCGAGATCGAGGCGGGGGCTTCCTCGACGGTCGTGAAAAAGA
The sequence above is a segment of the bacterium genome. Coding sequences within it:
- a CDS encoding DUF695 domain-containing protein gives rise to the protein MSDNWDFFFTTVEEAPASISVDLGLSQTAPDPERPSLGWIWIYMEHPREDGMPSQPESERLSSIEVHLCARLEEQIDAVYVGRATTRGRRELYFYVAEDAPFLEVAKEALADGPVVRAEQGLRDDPEWTFYFESLFPTPEELELIQNRRTVFALQERGDQLDQPHDVHHWFSFDARKDRAAFVKQLPEGRYRVAESPDVKDDERTRYRVHLVGRHAVDWETVNDVVLGLLDAAHKSRGVYDGWETEPVAPAP